The genomic interval TGACTACTTCCCTGCAACTGGCCCCACATGCcttgttgtgtgtattttattaaattctaCCACTATTTCTCTACATCAGTATCAAGTGTGATCTCTAGACAGTTTTCTGTAAAGAACTTTAACTGATTTCAATTTTAGATGATCAGAATATCATAGATGTATGACCTGCTGTGCACTGTGCTGACAGCAACTGTTTCCCAAGTGATGTCTGTTCTAATATTCCCTTAAACTCTGAGTTCATGAATCAAGAATTTAAGGATTTAATACACCTTGGGTAATGAGCATATGTACAGGGTCGCTATCACAGATTGTGCTATTAAAATAAGTTAAATTGGTGAAAAATCCTTGTTAATTCACTTAAAGAATAAGAGTATTAATACAATTCACAAATAGTAGTGATATACTGTAAAGGAGAGCTTGTGATGAATACTGAGAGACtacacatttgaaaataaacaaactgatCCAAACCATATACTTAACAATGCTCTaggttgttttatatttacagaATATACAAATTGATGTAGTATTGTCTTTTTCAATCTTGATATTGGTCATCTTACTGATGGATGTGATCCATGTCTTTGTCACCAATCGTGGGCAAACTTTGCTGTAGTCTTGTGTTTCCTCCCTATGTGAGGCTGGAACAGTTTACTTATAGTGTTGAGGCCTTTGGGGTGCTCTCTGTAGtcgtcttcctctgtcctctccctgTACTTAGCCGGCTGCAGTCCTCCCAGAAGTGCTCTGACCTCAGCTGACACATCTTCACCCAGGTAGGTAAAGGCCTTCTTACCGGCATTATCTCTCTCACTAACACTGGCTCCATACCTCTGCACAAGCACAACCATCACCTGAGTGTGGCCGTGCATGGCTGCGATGTGTAGAGGAGTGTATCCTCCGTGTGATTTGCTGTTGACGTTGATGTAAGTGCCTCTCTTTCTGGAGATCTTCATGAGCTTGTGTATCATCTCGCTGTTGCCATCCTTGGCGGCCCAGTGTAGCGCTGTGAAACCTGACATGAAGTCTTTTTTCTGTGCTAACCGTGtgtccttcagcagcagagcatGGATCTGCCCCCACAGTCCAGCGGCACACTTCACCAACCACTCATGAGCTAATGGCTCCAGAGGCACAGACTCTGTGTCCTTAGCATCTTCTGGTGGTCTTGTGGTCTTGTTTTGGGGCCTTGCCTGGGGAATCCCTGGAGGCTGCATGTCCTCTGTTTGCCTGGTTTTCTGGACTTGATGTCCCCTCACTGCATCCTTCTTGCATGCTGGAAAGTTAGAATGTAGAGTTACTGATGGTGGAGAAGCCTCTGTTACCGAAGTGATTTTTTTGCCTGAAGATTCATGTCCATGCACTTTGTAATGTGATCCATGTACTGCTGGTGCCGGGTCTCTCTGAGGGGATTTCACTGCTATCACAGCGAAGACAGCTCCAGATTTTCTTGCTTTAATCTCATGATCTCCGGAGATATTTAAAACTTTGACAGTGGTTGCGTCCAGGCTGCTTAGACTCCTGGATAACGGAATTCTCTGCCGCACACTCCCTGCAGGCACATGCTTTCCGTCGTCACCATAATGATAATTGCAATACGTGTTTAGTGGGCTGtctatattgttgttttcaatgtcGGTACAAATCATCCTGGCTGCTTCGGCTCGATGAGGAGATGTGCAGCCGGAGAAACTGAGGTCCAGAGGCGCTTCGGGCGATGCATCGTGCTCTCTGACAAAGTCCTGGTACCTTTTCTTCACGACCACAAACTTCACCTCGTCGATCTGTCGGACCACAGCGACGCTGTTCACCAGCCTCTTGAACAGGTCTCTATTGTGCAGCTTTTCCGCGGGATCGCTGCAGTTGATCTGGCTCCTGAAATTGTTCACCAGCTCCGAGTTCTGCACCTTCCCTCCGTGCTCCAGCAGAAAGGACAGGACGGACTCCTGGGTCAGAGCCATTTTGTCCAGGGGAAGAAAAATATGACAAGCTCCGGCAGACAGCTCAAATGAAGCCAGAGGGATAAGCTCCTCTCTAtccactcccccccctcctccggctcctctgtcctccaccaacctgctgcagcttccgGCGCCTCCACATTCTCACCCGGTTTTCATTACGACCCTCAAACACTTCAAAAGTTCCTTTGCCATGAGAGTCGCGTTGCTAGGAGACAGCCTTCGTAAAACTTCCTTCGAGTGACCTTGAACAGTCTTAAAATGCAACTTTTCTGTGTCGCTGTTGTTGCAGGATTGTCAAACTTCTCCCATTGTGCGTTCATGGGGCGTAAGAATAATCGGAACATTAACTTCCCGGCTGGGAAGATTCTCGGAACAACTCGGGAAAGTCGGCGAAAATGTTTGGTACACGAGTTGCTGACATCAGCGCTTATAAATCAATTATCGCCCCGAATTTCACAGACTTTTTGCACGACTTAAAAGATTATTTTGAGACCCTTGCGTTTCATTAAATCGAATAAAGTAATACAACTGTGGGAATATTTGATCATCTATTTAAGGATGACTAAAGTGAGGATTATATTTCATTCCTTTTTTAAAACCTATATTATTTTGCAAATTCCTTTTCCTTTGAATACAAGGAAACCCCCTCTAATAGTAACTTAAGACACAGCCActtctgtttacattttatatattttttacatagtTGTGTTTCTCTATCATTTTTAAGGGCATGACCTTctttgtaaagtgccttgagataatgtatattatgatttggcgctatacaaacaaaatgtatttgaagAGAAATAGTTATTAACTTTACTGCTGTAACATGGTACATCTCCCCACATTGGGACTAATAAGAGATCATCTTGCAGGAGCCTGTTCCAGACTCTCAGCTAAAGACCAAGGGAGACAGAGCTTTGGAAATAAAAGTTCAGAGGCTCTGGAACACCCATGAAATACAGCAGGACAGTAGCTTTCTTTAAAACTTACTTTTATATTGCGTTCCTTCGTTTTACCTAATTCTATTAGTTGTTGTTATTGTAACTGGTGGTCTTGCATAAATGCTAGTGTATTCTCCTTTTATTAATTACTCAATGAGTGGGtttggattttttaaatatgatctGTATGTCTTTTATTTGTTAAGCATTTTGCAACTCAagtgttatattattattattgtattgtttccCTGATAGGCGTAcgtttccatggcaacactTGGGCGTGTCTACCAGAGCAGGTCATCTGAATATTAAGTGAGTTAATCAAATCTTACACCGagttcagaaaaacacacacacacacacacacacacacacacacacacacacacacacacacacacacacacacacacacacacacacacacacacacacacacacacacacacacacacacacacacacacacacacacacacacacacacacacacacacacacacacacacacacacacacacacacacacacacacacacacacagagtgaggagTCTGTTTGGAAATGATGCAACATCGCCCCCTAGCACCGAGGGGGTGTTGCCTCCGAGTGGCCATATTGAGAGGAGCGTGTGATGTGGAGAGCAGCTCTGGTTGAAGGAAtcctctctgcacacacagCCACTTGTGACGATGGCGGCCTGTGAGATGGATGCCTTCGCGGTAAGTGCGATGATTCCCGATCCGGTGTTGTTGGTGTCGAGGTGGCTGTCAGACCCCGCCGGCCCGGAGGACGCAGGCGTACGTATAGAGTCTATAaggtggtgatgaggagagatgTGTCGGAGGATGCAGCGGGATCACTGCGGTGGAggtggcgaggaggaggaggaggaggaagaggaggctcgTTATGGCTAATGAATGTGATGAAGGCTGAGGAGGATTCTGCAGGAGCGATGCGTCGTGCGACCATTTTGATGGAAGTGTTGCTTTTGCTGCGTGAGGCAGCACAAAGCCTGAGCGTCAGCACTTCAGtgtgtgacaggtgtgtgtgtgtgtgtgtgtgtgttgaccacTGCACAGGACGGAACCAAAGGGCCACTCGTGTGTAGGAGAGCAGGGACAGCAGGCAGCAAGAGAGCGAGTTAAGAGGATCAACATAAGTAGCAGTCAGGTGAGGACTATTCCAGCTCCTGGAGACTCAGCTGGGTGCATTGCTCAGCGACTATCTCACCACGCATCAGCCAGACGTGTAATTCGTGCCAACGTGTTCATTAGGAGCGTTGTCATATCTGACGTGTGTTTGTTGGCCTTGTGTTGAGCTGCAAACGATGGGAGAGTTTGCTGAAGTAGGTTAAGGGGGGTGATGAGGGTACCAGCCAACAGCTTGGATATCCTCCCACCCTGAGAAATAACATCACATAAagagctctttgtgtgtgtgtgtgtgtgtgtgtgtgtgtgtgtgtgtgtgtgtgtgtgtgtgtgtgtgtgtgtgtgtgtgtgtgtgtgtgtgtgtgtgtgtgtgtgtgtgtgtgtgtgtgtgtgtgtgtgtgtgtgtgtgtgtgtgtgtgtgtgtgtgtgtgtgtgttgtgctgaaCGCATCCTAGTCCTCATGTTGAGCCTTTTGCAAGATGCCAGCATCCCAGAGTGTTTTTGGTATGTGAGGGAtgaacccccaccccccccaggcTTGTACAACCAGGGCAAAACACATTAGATCTAATAAGCGTTAAATATAGATAAAATTCTTTAGTGTCAGCATTATATTTAAGTTCCCCTCCAGACATTTGTCACATCGATTCCATGCACGACTTCACTGTATTGATATATTCTATAATATAGggtttttaaaaagtaatatttCTATGTATGCACACTTGAAAGGTCAAGTTTTCATGCCACAAAATCCTCTCGGAAATACGCACGTTAAATTTCAAGTATCAGGTTGCACAGGGACACTTTGCATCTTTAGTTGGCGATTGTGAAAACAGGCTTTTAGTAGGAAACTTTGCACGATAAAAGGCAAACACCAAAGTGAGTTGCAAGTGGATGGGTACTTTAATGAAACTGGAGAGTTATCATCGTCATTTCTACTCCGTCACCGAACATGAGTAACAGTAGTGCTAAATCACTAGAGAAATACAATATACGCAAAGTGTTTTGATCTCTAAACGTTTGAATAATATATCTgttataatttctgttttaaagttactaaaacattaaattgtTAAGCTGAAGCCTGTTAACATAGTTTATTAGATATAGATAATCCAGATGATCATTAGGATTTTATTTCTTACGCATTTTAAGAATCCTTACAAGACAAATTTGGTTTGTGATATTCGGACAGAAATGTTTAATAGGACGGACATCTCAGTGTGTAAACACGAAGATGTGACTTCATTTGAAAAGGATGCTTTTAGGCCTGATAGTATAATGAGTGTACAAGATCCAATTGAAGGATTTTATAAACCTAACCATTTTATTGCTTTGCTTTGTCATTGTTTCCCGAGATACTTCTGGTTTGAGgcttaaataatgaaatattgaaTGAAGTATTCTCTGTCCTGCCTGTTTCCAAATACCTCAGAATGAAGAAAAGCGAAATCTGGAGCTGAGAGGCCATGTGGGCTTTGACCGTCTTCCAGATCAGCTGGTCAGCAGATCAGTCGCTCAGGGGTTTAGCTTCAACATCCTCTGTGTAGGTACGTTGAAGAGTCGGGAGGACTTTCGTGATCCAAAGTTGTTGCTCTGGACATGACATGCATTCATTGTGACTGCTGCACAAACGCATTGCACGTTCTTCTCTGTATCTTGGCGTGTCATTATTATCTTCTCCCTAGGCGAGACAGGGATAGGCAAGTCAACGCTGATGAACACTCTTTTCAATACGACATTTGAAAACGAGGAAGCCAGCCACTATGAGAGCGATGTGCATCTACGCCCACAGACGTACGATCTGCAGGAGAGCAATGTCAACCTCAAGCTGACCATCGTGCACACGGTCGGGTTTGGAGACCAGATCAACAAAGGGGAAAGGTACTTATTCATCTAGATGTTTGTTTATCAATTTGTTAGAGTGTCTGTTCTGATAATTCTGAGGATTTCTTCTCAGCTTCAGCTATTAATCATTTCTCCCTCTTGCTACGGAAGTTCAGccaacacacttacacaataTGGCATTGAGAGATAGATTGGCCCGGCTGCTGGCATGTGAATTTGGAGGCGAAGAAAAGGAATAAGGGAATGACTGGTGGAACGAATCCAATCTCAATAGACATTTGAGTGCTTCAACAGCAGCATAAAAGGCTGTAGGATGCTTGGCTGTGAGATTGTAGTGTGTGAATTTGTAACCAGGATACTACATGTCTTTTTGTCAACAAAACCCAATTCAAAGTTTAATGTTCATAAACGTTAGGATAAAATAACAATgcttaattattttatttttttgcagctTTAAACCGATTCTTGAGTACATTGACACCCAGTTTGAAAGGTATCTTGAGGAAGAGCTGAAGATAAAGCGTTCCCTCTGCAACTACCACGACACAAGAATCCACATCTGCCTGTATTTCATCGCTCCCAACGGCCACTCCCTGAAGTCTCTGGACCTCGTCACAATGAAGAAACTGGACAGCAAGGTAACCACGCACCGAGTCCTGTGTGTTTCAAGAGCTCATTTGACTCATGTTCTAGTCTGTTAGTATAATATTATGTTTTCTTCATGCAGGTGAACATCATCCCTGTCATTGCAAAGGCAGACACAGTTTCCAGGAGTGAACtggataaattaaaaatcaagatAATGAGCGAGCTGGTCAGCAACGGAGTTCAGATTTATCAGTTCCCCACAGAGGATGAGGCCGTCGCAGAGATCAACTCCTCCATGAATGTAAGTCCtagaaaataaaaccatatacaCAGTGCAAAACATagtatatgttatatatatgttGTACATGATTGTTGTTATAACAGTAGGAATATTCTGTTTTTGGTTGTCGGTCACATAAGGAGACAGATTACAAGTTAATGTTTATTCTCACTTTCCCCCACCACTGTAATCTCCTTAAGCCTCTACCTATCTTTACCTCCGCCatagaggttatgttttcatctgcgtttgtttgttatttagaaggattaagcaaaaactactgCACGGATTACAACTTAAAGGTGGGAGAAAAGGTgcggtatgggtcaggaaagaacctattaagttttggtgcagatccgtgCCGGGCGGATTGCTCAGAGAATTATTATTGGATCTAGGTAAAACAAATCTGAGAGTGTCTTCAATgtggtgcagatcaaaataaaaatctggatctggtgaatttaaatgagatttcacaactggactgttgggccttggcagaggaatcACTCTGCTTCTGAATCCCTGCCCACATATCTGGATCAGGGTTTTTCCAGCATTCTACATAGAGAAATATGATAATATGGTGCTAGTAATTCTACTCAGCtgacccctccacaaaatgttaTGGAACTCATTAAGTAGTTTTTGATAaccctgcaaactaacaaacagacaaaaacataactcctTGGTCCGGGTTATATTGTCAATATCATTTAATGATTGTTGCAGCAGAGTTGGAGATTTCGTAGCACAATAAAAGCCATACTTTGAATCCATACATGTTGTAATATAATTTGTTTATCTTGCATATAAAAGAAGATCTATAATCTTAACCACACTGTATTATTGCTTTATGTTTCAGACACATCTTCCCTTTGCTATGGTTGGAAGTGTAGAAGACGTTAAAGTAGGAAATAAGATGGTGAAAGCGAGACTGTACCCCTGGGGAATAGTACAGGGTGAGTccactgatttgatttgacaaGCATCATTAAATTCTCTCAGACAGTAGAGCTAATTAGTCCGACGCCTGCTGCTGAACTATTATTAGTTTTCCAGATAAgatttaatataattatatcattatatataATTATCCTGATTCTCTTTGTTACAAGCGCAGTAGACTCAGAGTTGACAATTAAGATCTTCAGTAAAAGCAAAAAGGTTAAATAACCaagccttttcttttcttttccagtgGAGAATGAAAACCACTGTGACTTTGTGAAGCTGAGGGAGATGCTGCTGCGTGTGAACATGGAGGATCTCCGTGATCAAACGCACGCTCGGCACTATGAACTCTACCGTCGCTGCAAGCTGGAAGAGATGGGCTTCAAGGACACAGGCCCTGACAGCCAGTCCTTCAGGTGAATTTAGGCATAATGCTGTTGAAATGCATTTGGGCGATTTACCTCGGTGGAAAGGCCACAGCCGCTgatatatgaatattttttaaCAGCGCATTAAAATCCATGTTTATGTAACTTggtgaaatataaatgaattaACTTCGGTTTCTGTATGACATTCAGGTCCTGATTGACCATATCTGTGGTCTGTGTCCACAGAGAAATTAAGACAACAAATTTACCTTTATTTTATGTTGGAAATAGAGATGAAATGGTGGGGGAATTCTCTATCACAATTGACTCAAATGATCAGTATTATCATGGGAAATGTTCAAAAAGTATTGAAACACAAACTTAagatttatatcttttttttttctttatcaacAAAAATCATGCACTAGCAGCTCTCCTGGTGTTACAACCGTCTAGTCTACTACTACTTACTAATCCTGTTCATAAATGGCTTCAGATAGAATTGAACGTTTCCACCCTTTCGATCATCAGCCTTCAGGAGACATACGAAGCCAAGCGGAAGGAGTTCATTGTGGAGCTGCAGCGCAAAGAGGAAGAAATGAGGCAGATGTTTGTCAGCAAAGTGAAGGAGACAGAAGCAgagctgaaagaaaaagaaaaagaggtgaGGACTGACatcatgaaataacattgatGAACACATACCACCACTGGTTTGCCTCACATTGTGCACTGTCCCATCATTATCGTCATCATCTCTAGCTTCATGAGAGGTTCGAGCAGCTCAAGCGGATGCACCAGGATGAAAAGAAGAATCTGGAAGAGAAAAGACGGGAACTGGAGGAAGAGATGAACGCCTTCAACAGAAGAAAGGTGGCAGCTGAGACGCTGATGGGACAGGCCCTGCAGGGCTGCTCACAGCAGCCGTTCAAGAAGGACAAGGACAAGAAGAAGTAAGTCTgctttactgtatgtgtttgatTTGCATTGCTGCTCACCTGGTTTCTTTATGGATTTAAAAGCAAATAATACATCAAAAATAGTTAATCACAATGATCTCTCAAGCAGGTCAAGGATAGCCTGTTATTTGTCACACAAACATCATATTCATGTATTCTTTAAGTCAGTctggacagaggagggaggtgtaCATTGTGATCAATGAGATATTGTTATCTTCCCAGGAGCCATGTTGGCTCAGAAACGTATACAGGAACAGATTCAGACTGACATAGTGTGCCCAGACACAGTAAGAAGGCTCACAGCTTGCTCTACGCCGCCTGATGCTTGCGTCTCTGCAGGTTGACCTGGCAGACTGTATCTCAGGCAGGGGcacttctgtttatttttaacatCATAGTCATAGAATCATAGTCATTTCTGCAGGTGGAGACTTTAAATATCAGGATAAATTTAGTTACATAGACCCAGatatacacaaatacagaagccTGGTTAAGTTTCCACTGGCTTCAAGAGCCTttacacaggaagtgaaaataTGACTGTAGCCTGTGTAATGGCACACTGAGCTCAAGATGTTATTTCAACTCTGTATCTATATCTACTTCTCAAATTATGCAGCCAGTGATTCTTTGGCTGTAATATACAAGCTAGTTCTAGACCCAGAAGTTAATTGTTACTGTAGAGAATAGATATGTATTGGATAATGCAAGTGTCAAAAACTTTTAAACCCACTGCTGCCTTATTTCGTTCTGAATGTCCATGGATATTTAGATATAAGGTCTTCTAAACAATTATCAGTGTTAGAAGAATACACTGAAATTCTCTCtaacatgtttttaatatggAGCTGAAAAGAGTTATGTTTAGTAGTTGAAAGTACTGGGGAACTTTCAACTACTAAACGTCTTTCACATCTTCATATCTTTTGTCCCGGCTTAATGATTATAAACTggattaaatgtgtttgttttaataaaacaaagatgTGTTGCGTTTTCCAACATACAACTTAAACAGGAAGCTAAAATCCCCATGAATGTTGGAGTTGCTCCTCACATCTAAGACAACAGAAATATCTAGCTGGAcctctcaatgtctccagatgACATTTTTGACAGAAAATGGATGCTTAAAAAAGATACACTGTTACATTCCTGTCTTTCATTTTTTCTATTGATTTCTACCATACTTCAAAtcctgcattttttttctttattccatATGTTGTCTTATTTCTGTTCCCCTTTCAGTTGAATTATGGATCAAACATCCAGGAATGTGTCCACCGTCAGCATGGGAAAAACAGGCTGTTATAACTTACTGACACTGTATGTGTGGACTCAATAACACAGTGACGGTGCACGTATGTCAGCCTGAATAATGGGGTGGCTCTAAGCCACTGTGTACTTTTGGATCAAAAAGGTAGCTTTGCTCAGTGTGTTTAATTTGTTCCTGGTGCTGACTCTGCAGGACACATGATAACACATCTGTGGACTGTTTTCATAAGATGAAGcgtgtgttttttcattttctgtccaTGAATGTGTCCATGTTCTGAAGTCTGTATTTCTCAGAGACACTGAAAGCACCTCATAGATTCAGGAGACTGAGTCAGAATCTCTTTTTGTAATACATAATGTTTAA from Limanda limanda chromosome 10, fLimLim1.1, whole genome shotgun sequence carries:
- the sowahab gene encoding ankyrin repeat domain-containing protein SOWAHA; the encoded protein is MALTQESVLSFLLEHGGKVQNSELVNNFRSQINCSDPAEKLHNRDLFKRLVNSVAVVRQIDEVKFVVVKKRYQDFVREHDASPEAPLDLSFSGCTSPHRAEAARMICTDIENNNIDSPLNTYCNYHYGDDGKHVPAGSVRQRIPLSRSLSSLDATTVKVLNISGDHEIKARKSGAVFAVIAVKSPQRDPAPAVHGSHYKVHGHESSGKKITSVTEASPPSVTLHSNFPACKKDAVRGHQVQKTRQTEDMQPPGIPQARPQNKTTRPPEDAKDTESVPLEPLAHEWLVKCAAGLWGQIHALLLKDTRLAQKKDFMSGFTALHWAAKDGNSEMIHKLMKISRKRGTYINVNSKSHGGYTPLHIAAMHGHTQVMVVLVQRYGASVSERDNAGKKAFTYLGEDVSAEVRALLGGLQPAKYRERTEEDDYREHPKGLNTISKLFQPHIGRKHKTTAKFAHDW
- the LOC133011754 gene encoding septin-8-A-like isoform X1, producing MAACEMDAFANEEKRNLELRGHVGFDRLPDQLVSRSVAQGFSFNILCVGETGIGKSTLMNTLFNTTFENEEASHYESDVHLRPQTYDLQESNVNLKLTIVHTVGFGDQINKGESFKPILEYIDTQFERYLEEELKIKRSLCNYHDTRIHICLYFIAPNGHSLKSLDLVTMKKLDSKVNIIPVIAKADTVSRSELDKLKIKIMSELVSNGVQIYQFPTEDEAVAEINSSMNTHLPFAMVGSVEDVKVGNKMVKARLYPWGIVQVENENHCDFVKLREMLLRVNMEDLRDQTHARHYELYRRCKLEEMGFKDTGPDSQSFSLQETYEAKRKEFIVELQRKEEEMRQMFVSKVKETEAELKEKEKELHERFEQLKRMHQDEKKNLEEKRRELEEEMNAFNRRKVAAETLMGQALQGCSQQPFKKDKDKKNFFSLPSACSLTSGRNLN
- the LOC133011754 gene encoding septin-8-A-like isoform X2; this translates as MAACEMDAFANEEKRNLELRGHVGFDRLPDQLVSRSVAQGFSFNILCVGETGIGKSTLMNTLFNTTFENEEASHYESDVHLRPQTYDLQESNVNLKLTIVHTVGFGDQINKGESFKPILEYIDTQFERYLEEELKIKRSLCNYHDTRIHICLYFIAPNGHSLKSLDLVTMKKLDSKVNIIPVIAKADTVSRSELDKLKIKIMSELVSNGVQIYQFPTEDEAVAEINSSMNTHLPFAMVGSVEDVKVGNKMVKARLYPWGIVQVENENHCDFVKLREMLLRVNMEDLRDQTHARHYELYRRCKLEEMGFKDTGPDSQSFSLQETYEAKRKEFIVELQRKEEEMRQMFVSKVKETEAELKEKEKELHERFEQLKRMHQDEKKNLEEKRRELEEEMNAFNRRKVAAETLMGQALQGCSQQPFKKDKDKKN